One genomic window of Pirellulales bacterium includes the following:
- a CDS encoding HAMP domain-containing histidine kinase: protein MRWPIRLQLLLPNLAVATVAILLLSVAMAVVSSRREREQQQTRLSQTVSTLAAATFPLTDPVLEQMTGLSGAEFVVLDSQGGVRGSTLPLKPSAGSEFAALPLDREPDAIGHTTSLRLHEQDYVAHRVLLRRSASQPRVGDSLVVLYADTRWSDAAWNAAFPPLAIGMLAALAVVVVSLLLSRRLVQPIEHVRRHAASIASGDFRPMQLPLRDDETRDLAISINDMAARLARSAEEIRRRERLATLDQLGAGMAHQMRNSATGARLAIELHRRGCSEDDESLRVAADQLRLMESHVQRMLALGSRAEPQEGVSLDHIVDDIVRLLQPRAKHQHMRLEFTRPAEPVLLRGDAGALGQLVVNLVTNALDAVERLPVEARKVTVELTSIPRQPVRLDVRDTGPGPTAEIARTLFEPFVTDKADGTGLGLAVAREIARAHGGDITWSREQGTTCFRVELPAPRDVKLKSELVLVT, encoded by the coding sequence ATGCGTTGGCCCATACGCCTTCAGTTGCTGCTGCCGAATCTTGCCGTGGCCACGGTGGCGATTTTGTTGCTAAGCGTGGCGATGGCCGTCGTCAGCAGCCGGCGCGAGCGCGAGCAACAGCAAACGCGTCTTTCGCAGACTGTTTCCACGCTGGCGGCTGCCACGTTTCCGCTGACCGATCCGGTGCTCGAACAGATGACTGGTCTTTCCGGCGCGGAATTCGTCGTGCTCGATTCCCAGGGGGGCGTACGGGGCAGCACGTTGCCGCTCAAGCCATCGGCGGGGAGCGAGTTCGCCGCGTTGCCGCTCGATCGCGAGCCCGACGCCATCGGCCACACCACGTCGCTACGGCTCCACGAACAGGATTACGTTGCCCACCGCGTGCTCCTGCGGCGATCGGCCTCGCAGCCGCGCGTGGGAGACTCGCTGGTCGTGCTGTACGCGGATACCCGCTGGAGCGACGCCGCCTGGAACGCGGCTTTTCCTCCCTTGGCGATCGGCATGCTCGCGGCACTGGCCGTGGTGGTCGTCAGCTTGTTGCTATCGCGACGGCTGGTGCAGCCGATCGAGCACGTCCGGCGCCATGCCGCTTCGATCGCCTCGGGCGACTTTCGTCCCATGCAATTGCCGCTGCGCGACGACGAGACACGCGACCTGGCCATTTCCATCAACGATATGGCGGCCCGGCTGGCGCGTTCGGCCGAAGAGATCCGCCGCCGCGAACGCCTGGCGACGCTCGATCAACTGGGAGCCGGCATGGCGCACCAGATGCGCAACTCGGCAACGGGGGCCCGGCTGGCGATCGAGCTCCATCGGCGCGGGTGCAGCGAGGACGACGAATCGCTGCGCGTGGCCGCCGACCAATTGCGGCTGATGGAATCGCACGTGCAGCGCATGCTGGCCCTGGGCAGCCGCGCCGAACCGCAAGAAGGGGTCTCGCTCGATCACATCGTCGACGACATCGTGCGGCTGCTGCAACCGCGAGCCAAGCATCAGCACATGCGGCTCGAGTTTACGCGTCCGGCGGAACCGGTCTTGCTGCGTGGCGATGCCGGGGCCTTGGGGCAACTGGTCGTCAACCTGGTGACCAACGCCCTCGACGCCGTCGAACGTCTGCCGGTCGAAGCGCGCAAGGTGACCGTCGAGTTGACGTCCATTCCGCGCCAGCCTGTGCGGCTCGACGTGCGCGACACCGGCCCCGGCCCCACCGCCGAGATCGCGCGGACTTTGTTCGAGCCGTTCGTCACCGACAAGGCCGACGGCACCGGCCTGGGCCTGGCCGTGGCGCGCGAAATCGCGCGGGCGCACGGCGGCGATATCACCTGGAGCCGCGAGCAGGGAACCACCTGTTTCCGCGTCGAGCTGCCGGCTCCGCGCGACGTGAAACTGAAATCGGAACTCGTTCTGGTGACTTAG
- a CDS encoding DUF309 domain-containing protein, which produces MSDTPDYDPLYLAGIEHFNVCDFFEAHEVWEELWTDDSSDSRKFYQGLIQVAVALHHFGNGNLRGAKKLNVGCRKYLDPYRPFHLGLDLEKFLAQLDDCFTEAMACEDEFPQIEIDADRIPEIHLEPPPGAD; this is translated from the coding sequence TTGTCCGATACCCCCGACTACGATCCGCTCTACCTGGCCGGCATCGAGCATTTCAACGTCTGCGACTTCTTCGAAGCGCACGAAGTCTGGGAGGAATTGTGGACCGACGATAGCAGCGACTCGCGCAAGTTCTACCAGGGGCTGATCCAGGTGGCCGTCGCCCTGCACCATTTCGGCAACGGCAATCTGCGCGGGGCGAAGAAGCTGAACGTGGGATGCCGCAAGTATCTCGATCCCTATCGTCCCTTCCATCTCGGGCTCGATCTGGAGAAGTTTCTCGCGCAGCTCGACGACTGCTTCACCGAGGCGATGGCCTGCGAAGACGAGTTTCCACAAATCGAAATCGACGCAGACCGCATTCCCGAGATCCATCTCGAGCCACCCCCTGGCGCCGATTAG
- a CDS encoding MFS transporter, with protein MASRTMFAIAVLFAINAMNFFDRQILGAVGELIRKDWQLSDTQMGWLGTSFTLLYAVVGVPLGRWADRGNRSRILAGGVFVWSLLTAASGLAANFRQLFVIRLGVGVGEATCAPAATSLIADLVPPAGRGKAMSVFMLGLPVGIALSYAVSGIIAHRYDWQTAFFVAGLPGLLCAAATLWIREPARGATEEHAIGDKRREGSPYLLVLATPTIWWLIASGALHNFNMYAIAAFLAPFLMRFHEVDVREAGIMSMVIYGLSGIPGLFLGGWLGDRVRRSRSNGRMLVGSFALLLSVPLVYLALGCSAGDTRGFLILMSAGCGVMYVYYSTVYSTLQDVVEPSLRGTAMALYFCAMYVFGASMGPIGTGFLSDHFAIRAASEAGVTVFDETTLAPFRAAGLHSAMYIVPVLGVVLTVVLLAAARTVTGDMDRLQRWMRQSAQESLDAAEASA; from the coding sequence ATGGCTTCGCGCACGATGTTCGCGATCGCGGTCCTCTTCGCGATCAACGCGATGAACTTCTTCGACCGCCAGATCCTGGGGGCGGTGGGGGAACTCATTCGCAAGGACTGGCAGTTGAGCGATACCCAAATGGGTTGGCTCGGCACTTCGTTCACGCTGCTCTATGCCGTGGTGGGCGTGCCCTTGGGACGCTGGGCCGATCGGGGAAATCGCTCGCGCATTCTGGCGGGGGGCGTATTTGTCTGGAGCCTGCTCACCGCGGCGTCGGGTCTCGCGGCGAACTTCCGGCAACTCTTCGTGATCCGCTTGGGGGTCGGCGTCGGGGAAGCCACCTGCGCGCCGGCGGCGACTTCGCTGATTGCCGATCTCGTCCCGCCAGCAGGTCGCGGCAAGGCGATGTCCGTCTTCATGCTGGGGTTGCCCGTCGGCATCGCGTTGAGCTACGCCGTCAGTGGTATCATCGCGCATCGGTATGACTGGCAAACCGCCTTCTTCGTCGCGGGATTGCCAGGTTTGCTTTGTGCCGCGGCCACGCTGTGGATTCGAGAACCTGCACGCGGCGCTACCGAAGAGCACGCCATCGGCGACAAGCGGCGCGAAGGTTCGCCCTATCTGTTGGTGCTGGCCACGCCGACGATCTGGTGGTTGATTGCCTCGGGCGCCTTGCACAACTTCAACATGTATGCCATCGCGGCGTTTCTCGCCCCCTTCCTGATGCGCTTTCACGAGGTGGACGTGCGCGAGGCGGGCATCATGTCGATGGTGATCTACGGGCTCTCGGGCATCCCCGGCCTGTTCCTGGGCGGTTGGCTGGGGGATCGCGTCCGACGTTCTCGTTCGAATGGTCGCATGCTCGTCGGGTCGTTCGCCCTATTGCTTTCCGTGCCGTTGGTCTATCTGGCGCTAGGTTGCTCGGCGGGGGATACGCGTGGCTTCTTGATCCTGATGAGCGCCGGCTGCGGCGTGATGTACGTCTATTACTCGACGGTCTACTCGACGTTGCAGGATGTCGTCGAACCCAGCTTGCGCGGCACCGCCATGGCACTCTACTTCTGTGCGATGTACGTCTTCGGTGCGTCGATGGGGCCGATCGGCACCGGCTTTCTGAGCGATCATTTCGCGATCCGCGCCGCCAGCGAGGCCGGGGTCACCGTGTTCGATGAAACAACACTGGCCCCTTTCCGCGCCGCGGGACTCCACTCGGCCATGTATATCGTGCCGGTGCTGGGCGTGGTGCTGACGGTCGTCTTGCTCGCCGCGGCCCGCACGGTGACGGGCGACATGGACCGCCTGCAGCGCTGGATGCGGCAGTCGGCTCAGGAATCGCTCGACGCGGCCGAAGCGTCGGCTTGA
- a CDS encoding methyltransferase domain-containing protein, protein MKRVREVVVAHVQNGARVLEVGAGAREMERTLIAARREIMYESCDIDPGTRHDYRDLAAIEGPYDIVLALEVIEHLSLEEIGPWLARLHALLAAGGTLILSTPNTYYPPAYLRDATHRTPLCYDELAALVEMAGFSTREIVRIYHDPLHRKLLRRYLLGWLFRAIGIDFARQIVLVAQKPEDQADASAASSDS, encoded by the coding sequence GTGAAGCGCGTGCGCGAAGTGGTCGTGGCACACGTGCAGAACGGAGCTCGCGTGCTCGAAGTCGGCGCCGGGGCGCGCGAGATGGAACGCACGCTCATCGCGGCGCGCCGCGAGATCATGTACGAATCGTGCGACATCGATCCCGGCACGCGGCACGACTACCGCGATCTCGCCGCGATCGAAGGTCCTTACGACATCGTGTTGGCGCTCGAGGTGATCGAACACCTCTCGCTCGAAGAAATTGGTCCCTGGCTCGCGCGGCTGCACGCGCTGCTGGCGGCCGGGGGCACATTGATCCTCAGCACGCCGAACACGTACTATCCGCCGGCCTATCTGCGCGATGCCACGCACCGCACGCCTCTCTGTTACGACGAGCTGGCGGCGCTCGTGGAAATGGCGGGCTTTTCGACGCGCGAGATCGTGCGCATCTACCACGATCCCCTGCATCGCAAGCTGCTGCGGCGCTACCTGCTCGGCTGGCTGTTTCGCGCGATCGGCATCGACTTTGCCCGGCAAATCGTGCTCGTGGCGCAAAAGCCGGAAGATCAAGCCGACGCTTCGGCCGCGTCGAGCGATTCCTGA